In Bradyrhizobium sp. 195, the sequence TCGGGCCGGGACTTGCGCATGAGGTCGCTGGCGAGCGCGAATTCCTCGACGCCGCCGCGCTCGATGTCCTGCAGGAAGCCGATGCAGCGGATCAGATGCTCGTCGACCGTGTAGTGATGATACATGTTGAACTGCATCATCGAGACGATCTTGCCGAAGGCGCGGATGAACTGGCCGAGCACGCCGGTCTCGTTCATCCGCCGCAGCACGATCTCGGCGTTGTCCGAGGTCAGGATCTCCATGAACAGCCGGTTGGCCTCGGGATTTTCGCGAAGCTGCGCGTTGATCAGGCCAAGCGACCGCGTCACGTCGCGCATCGCATCCGGGTGGAAGGCGAGGTTGTTCTTCTGCGCCAGGCGGAAGATACGGATCAGATTGACGGGATCGTGCTTGAACACGTCGGGCGCTGCAACGTTGATGCGGTTGTTGTCGACGATGAAGTCGTCGCTGTCGGGGACGCGCCGCTTCACCGCGGTCGGCCGCAGCCGCGCCATCATCCGGCTCAGCACCGGCGCGGGCTTGGCCTGCTGGTCCTCGAGCTTGGCGCAGAGGATGGCGGTGAGGTTGCCGACTTCCTTGGCGACCAGGAAGTAGTGCTTCATGAAGCGCTCGACGTCCTGCATGCCGGGATGCGAGGTGTAGCCGAGCCGGACCGCGATCTCGCGCTGGAGGTCGAAGGAGAGGCGCTCTTCGGCGCGGCCGGAGTAAAAGTGCAGATTGCAGCGCACCGACCAGAGGAAATCGGCGCAGCGGCGGAAGCTGCGATATTCCTGCGCGTCGAACACGCCGCGCTCGACCAGCTCGCTGGTGTCGCGCACGCGGTAGACATATTTGGCGATCCAGAACAGCGTGTGCAGGTCGCGCAAGGCCCCCTTGCCGTCCTTGACGTTGGGCTCGACCAGGTAGCGCGACTGGCCGCCACGGCGATGCCGCTCCTCGCGCTCGGCGAGCTTTGCGGTGACGAATTCCGATGCGGTGCCCTGGACCACCTCCTTGTCGAAGCGCGCAACCAGCTCGTCATAGAGCGGCTTGTCGCCGGTGAGGAAGCGCGTCTCCAGGATTGCGGTGCGGATGGTCATGTCGCCGCGCGCCTGCCGAATCGATTCATCGACCGAGCGCGTGGCGTGACCGACCTTCAGCCCCATGTCCCAGAGGCAATAGAGGATGGCTTCGGCGACCTGCTCGCCCCAGGCGGTCTGCTTGTAGGGCAGGATGAACAGGAGATCGATGTCGGATTCGGGCGCCATCAGACCGCGGCCATAGCCGCCGGTCGCGACCACCGCCATGCGCTCGGCGCCGCTCGGGATCGGCGAGCGGTAAAGATGACGGGTCGCCGCCGAATAAAGAATGCGGATGATCTCGTCCTGGACGTGACACAGCCGCTCGGCGCAGTGACGGCCGTGGCGGTCCTTCAAAAGGATTTCCTGTGCCGCGGCGCGTGCCGCGATCAGCTCGGCCTTGAGCAATTGCGCCATGGCGGTGCGGAACGCATCTTCGCGTCCCTGATGCTTTTCGGCAAGCGCATCGACCGCGGCGGTGATCCGCGCCGTGTCGAAACGATCGTCCATCTCGGCCTTGTGCTCAGTCGCGACGCTGTCCATGGCTCACCGGATATAAGAGGTGACAGGCGCTGTCACCCGCCATTCTCTGGCAATAGTCGTTCCATGCTGGAAAGCTGCGGCTTTGGACAAATCTGTGCTCGGCCGGCGGGCCTT encodes:
- a CDS encoding [protein-PII] uridylyltransferase, with translation MDSVATEHKAEMDDRFDTARITAAVDALAEKHQGREDAFRTAMAQLLKAELIAARAAAQEILLKDRHGRHCAERLCHVQDEIIRILYSAATRHLYRSPIPSGAERMAVVATGGYGRGLMAPESDIDLLFILPYKQTAWGEQVAEAILYCLWDMGLKVGHATRSVDESIRQARGDMTIRTAILETRFLTGDKPLYDELVARFDKEVVQGTASEFVTAKLAEREERHRRGGQSRYLVEPNVKDGKGALRDLHTLFWIAKYVYRVRDTSELVERGVFDAQEYRSFRRCADFLWSVRCNLHFYSGRAEERLSFDLQREIAVRLGYTSHPGMQDVERFMKHYFLVAKEVGNLTAILCAKLEDQQAKPAPVLSRMMARLRPTAVKRRVPDSDDFIVDNNRINVAAPDVFKHDPVNLIRIFRLAQKNNLAFHPDAMRDVTRSLGLINAQLRENPEANRLFMEILTSDNAEIVLRRMNETGVLGQFIRAFGKIVSMMQFNMYHHYTVDEHLIRCIGFLQDIERGGVEEFALASDLMRKSRPEHRAVIYIATLLHDVAKGRPEDHSIAGAKVARRLCPRLGFSPADTELIAWLIEEHLTMSTVAQSRDLSDRKTIENFAAVVQSVEQMKLLTILTTADIRGVGPGVWNGWKAQLLRSLYYETEPVLTGGFSEVDRGKRLAAAYAEFRMAFAEWPEDELDAYIGRHYPAYWLKVELPRKIRHARFVRSSEQAGHKLAINVGFDEVRGVTELTIFAADHPWLLSIIAGACASAGANIVDAQIYTTTDGRALDTISISREYDRDEDEGRRATRIGEMIEDVLEGKLRLPEVVARRTLRSKARPFVIEPEVTINNQWSDRYTVIEVSGLDRPGLLYELTTAISKLNLNIASAHVATFGERARDVFYVTDLLGAQISAPTRQAAIKSALTHVMAGDKAVAAPAA